From a single Paenibacillus sp. FSL R5-0345 genomic region:
- a CDS encoding DUF1405 domain-containing protein: MSVHGFDRLFKHRGIIWLLFIVNLLGTIYGYIWYGNQLEFTAANFPLWLLPFVPDSPTASLFFTLALLLMLFPPKSYTGNNVRELIEALAVVTSVKYGIWAVSMIFAGGYQGDILVWKDWMLVISHLGMAVEALIYARFFSFRKMIPLALFWTLANDLLDYSYGIYPWLPSVLNDDVTQVQYFTMALTVFSVIVAWLFSSRQRPGESIYQFKNRF, translated from the coding sequence ATGTCAGTTCATGGGTTTGATAGACTGTTTAAACACCGAGGAATCATTTGGTTGTTATTTATTGTGAATCTTCTCGGTACCATTTATGGCTACATATGGTATGGCAATCAATTGGAGTTCACGGCAGCTAACTTTCCGCTTTGGTTGCTGCCGTTTGTTCCAGATAGTCCAACCGCGAGCTTGTTCTTTACCTTGGCACTGTTGCTAATGCTCTTTCCTCCAAAAAGCTATACGGGAAATAACGTTAGGGAGCTTATTGAAGCATTAGCGGTAGTGACGTCCGTGAAGTATGGGATTTGGGCGGTAAGTATGATTTTTGCTGGAGGGTATCAAGGAGATATTCTAGTGTGGAAAGATTGGATGCTGGTAATCTCCCATTTGGGGATGGCGGTGGAAGCCTTGATCTATGCACGATTCTTTTCTTTCCGCAAAATGATACCGCTAGCGCTGTTCTGGACCCTTGCTAACGATTTGCTGGACTATTCCTATGGAATATACCCATGGTTACCTTCTGTACTGAATGATGATGTTACTCAGGTACAATACTTTACAATGGCGCTTACGGTGTTTAGCGTAATTGTTGCTTGGTTGTTTAGTAGTAGACAAAGACCAGGTGAGTCTATCTATCAGTTTAAGAATAGGTTCTAG
- a CDS encoding menaquinol-cytochrome c reductase cytochrome b/c subunit — protein sequence MAHGNNSKEKVVYVGDSRVRKGNGFITPPDYSAYPGKSEAFIPNFLLKEWMVGVVVLVGILVLTISEPAPLGFPANASATVIPIPDWYFLFLYQYLKLPYASGDYIVLGTLGVTGVAFGSLLLAPFLDTGRERRFYRRPIASSLMFLSLAAIVYLTNTAWTEYKHEMAETGQIPEDVQREEKAAENRAKGLPTSNAVKAKEVAIVDKDDPAMGLFKQATCISCHAADLKGAGGPSLRGVGDTHDKEAILTIIKEGQGQMPKMYDTALGAGLSDQDIDALADWLAKQKSEQ from the coding sequence ATGGCACATGGAAACAATTCTAAGGAAAAGGTTGTATACGTCGGTGATAGCAGAGTTCGTAAAGGCAATGGATTTATCACACCTCCAGACTATTCAGCCTATCCTGGTAAATCGGAAGCCTTCATCCCTAACTTTCTACTGAAAGAATGGATGGTTGGCGTCGTTGTACTTGTAGGAATATTAGTGCTTACTATTTCAGAGCCTGCGCCGCTAGGGTTTCCAGCGAATGCGAGTGCTACGGTTATCCCAATTCCTGACTGGTACTTCTTGTTTCTCTATCAGTATTTAAAGCTTCCATATGCTTCTGGTGATTATATCGTACTGGGTACATTAGGAGTAACCGGTGTAGCTTTTGGTTCACTTCTTTTAGCTCCATTTCTGGATACAGGCAGAGAACGCCGCTTCTATCGTAGACCGATCGCTTCATCTTTGATGTTCTTATCACTTGCAGCGATTGTGTACTTGACGAATACGGCTTGGACTGAATACAAACATGAAATGGCTGAAACCGGTCAAATTCCTGAAGATGTTCAACGGGAAGAGAAGGCGGCGGAGAATAGGGCGAAGGGCCTCCCAACCTCGAATGCAGTTAAAGCAAAGGAAGTAGCGATTGTAGACAAGGATGATCCAGCCATGGGACTCTTTAAGCAAGCTACCTGCATTTCTTGTCATGCCGCCGATTTGAAAGGGGCTGGTGGACCCTCTCTTCGTGGCGTAGGGGACACCCATGATAAAGAAGCAATCCTTACTATTATAAAAGAGGGTCAAGGGCAGATGCCGAAGATGTATGATACTGCTCTGGGAGCGGGGCTTTCGGATCAAGACATTGATGCCTTGGCAGACTGGCTTGCCAAACAAAAAAGCGAACAGTAA
- the qcrB gene encoding menaquinol-cytochrome c reductase cytochrome b subunit — MFKNVYNWIDERLDVTPIWRDVADHEVPEHVNPAHHFSAFVYCFGGLTFFITVIQILSGMFLTMYYVPDIINAYASVEYLQSSVAFGQIVRGMHHWGASLVIVMMFLHTMRVFFTGSYKAPREMNWVVGMLIFFVMLGLGLTGYLLPWDNKAYFATKVTLEIANSVPVMGPVLKELMQGGTIVGAETLTRFFALHVFFLPAVLLSLLVGHFIMIRRQGISGPL, encoded by the coding sequence ATGTTTAAAAATGTCTATAACTGGATTGACGAACGTTTGGATGTTACGCCAATTTGGAGGGACGTGGCCGATCACGAGGTTCCTGAGCATGTTAACCCGGCCCATCATTTCTCTGCGTTTGTGTATTGTTTTGGCGGACTGACCTTTTTTATTACAGTGATTCAGATCTTATCGGGTATGTTCTTAACGATGTATTATGTTCCAGATATTATCAATGCTTATGCAAGTGTTGAATATTTACAGTCTAGTGTTGCTTTTGGACAAATTGTCCGCGGAATGCATCACTGGGGTGCCAGTCTAGTTATTGTTATGATGTTCCTTCATACGATGCGTGTCTTCTTTACAGGCTCTTACAAAGCTCCGCGTGAGATGAACTGGGTAGTGGGTATGCTTATCTTCTTCGTAATGTTGGGTCTCGGTTTAACGGGTTACTTATTGCCTTGGGATAATAAAGCTTATTTTGCAACAAAAGTAACCCTTGAAATTGCTAACTCTGTTCCTGTGATGGGACCCGTACTAAAAGAGCTTATGCAAGGTGGTACGATTGTTGGTGCAGAAACATTGACTCGGTTTTTCGCACTACATGTATTCTTCCTCCCAGCGGTGCTTCTTAGTCTGCTCGTAGGACACTTTATTATGATCCGCAGACAAGGGATTTCTGGACCGTTGTAA
- a CDS encoding QcrA and Rieske domain-containing protein, whose translation MSSHNDQQDIWPEQPPSRKEMSRRQFLTYTLGGATAFMGAGTILPMVRFVVDPILHKKGAGEFIKVAEISKITEEPQEFTFELKQKDGWYDSTATLTAWIRKDAKGDIYALSPICKHLGCTVGWNNDKAHPDEYHCPCHGARYTKLGKNLEVAPKPLDQYKTKFDNGWVLLGDIVPNTVASGEA comes from the coding sequence ATGAGCAGCCATAATGATCAACAGGATATTTGGCCTGAACAACCACCCAGCCGTAAAGAGATGTCGCGCAGGCAATTTTTGACCTACACGCTAGGTGGCGCTACTGCTTTTATGGGGGCAGGCACAATTCTCCCAATGGTCCGTTTTGTCGTGGACCCAATATTACATAAGAAGGGCGCAGGTGAATTTATAAAGGTTGCTGAAATAAGTAAAATCACCGAAGAGCCCCAAGAATTTACGTTTGAATTGAAGCAGAAGGACGGATGGTACGATAGCACAGCGACGCTGACTGCGTGGATCCGTAAAGACGCAAAGGGTGATATTTATGCGCTTTCACCCATATGTAAACATTTAGGATGTACGGTCGGATGGAATAACGATAAGGCTCATCCCGACGAATATCACTGCCCTTGCCACGGTGCGCGTTACACTAAACTCGGCAAAAATCTCGAGGTTGCTCCAAAGCCGCTTGACCAGTATAAAACGAAATTTGATAACGGCTGGGTTCTTTTGGGTGATATTGTGCCTAATACAGTAGCTAGTGGGGAGGCGTAG
- a CDS encoding DUF2487 family protein gives MKFSDFEVEQWEDNRNFYDTCLIPFTGLSGSESPPETVQALERLRDFMDLVEIPFKGRIVTYPAIQYGGGGYIDLINEVCQKVKSSGFQYAVVLTADKALLKEEIFESDLVLSLPIIESSLEGKINSDIGMKIQEMWRR, from the coding sequence ATGAAATTCAGTGATTTTGAAGTTGAGCAATGGGAAGACAATCGAAATTTCTATGATACATGTCTCATACCTTTTACAGGATTAAGCGGTTCTGAGAGTCCCCCTGAGACGGTTCAAGCACTAGAAAGATTACGTGATTTCATGGATTTGGTGGAAATACCATTCAAGGGACGTATCGTAACTTATCCAGCGATTCAGTATGGAGGGGGAGGATATATCGACCTAATTAATGAGGTTTGCCAAAAAGTCAAATCCAGTGGTTTCCAGTATGCTGTAGTATTGACAGCGGATAAAGCCCTTCTGAAGGAAGAAATCTTTGAAAGCGATTTAGTGCTCTCTCTGCCTATTATTGAGTCCTCTCTGGAAGGCAAGATTAATAGTGATATTGGTATGAAAATTCAAGAAATGTGGCGACGGTGA
- a CDS encoding IDEAL domain-containing protein codes for MDKMKATYEVMLGLAAEMVWDEALRKRRSDILHREIDTALATGDKLAFRNLTEELKSLA; via the coding sequence ATGGACAAAATGAAGGCTACGTACGAAGTGATGCTAGGACTTGCGGCAGAAATGGTGTGGGATGAAGCGCTGCGAAAGCGTCGCTCCGACATCTTGCACCGTGAGATTGACACGGCGCTGGCTACAGGAGATAAATTGGCTTTTCGAAATCTTACAGAAGAACTTAAAAGTCTGGCATAA
- a CDS encoding histidine phosphatase family protein — MLIGLIRHGLTDWNAIGKIQGQSDIPLNDEGRMQAAMLADRLLQEPYRWDYCITSNLSRAAETGKIIADKLGIPLLDPDHRIRERAYGQVEGLTAAEREEKWGKEWSQLSLGQETDEQLQARALAFMEDISAQHPDRNILVISHGGFLAQLYTALYKDKYSERIGNLSLTILEKKEREWNPILYNCTRHILQNQR, encoded by the coding sequence ATGCTAATCGGCTTGATACGCCATGGATTGACGGACTGGAACGCAATTGGGAAGATTCAGGGACAAAGTGATATTCCGCTTAATGATGAAGGACGGATGCAAGCTGCTATGCTTGCTGACCGCTTACTACAAGAACCGTATCGCTGGGATTATTGCATTACAAGTAACCTTTCCCGTGCCGCAGAGACAGGCAAGATTATTGCCGATAAATTAGGCATACCGCTGCTAGATCCTGATCATCGGATCCGGGAACGTGCTTACGGGCAGGTAGAAGGGCTTACTGCCGCTGAACGCGAAGAGAAGTGGGGCAAGGAATGGAGTCAGCTCTCGCTAGGTCAAGAAACTGACGAGCAGCTTCAGGCTCGTGCACTCGCTTTTATGGAGGATATTTCTGCGCAGCATCCCGATCGGAACATATTAGTTATTTCTCATGGGGGGTTCCTCGCTCAGCTGTATACGGCACTTTACAAGGATAAGTATTCTGAACGAATTGGAAATTTATCCCTAACCATCTTGGAGAAGAAAGAGCGGGAATGGAACCCTATTTTATACAATTGTACTCGCCATATCCTGCAAAATCAGCGTTAA
- a CDS encoding anti-sigma factor family protein, whose translation MNCREAQECIPLLWDAPPTHPRRILLERHIETCPYCAAEWSLWQESSQLMHDLKEEISEESAELINVKVMERIYLESPWLMPGDGKSAGTSAIVRHRLSLWIACFLAVFLSSVLYFTMFRTPADITAAQSGIVETGIAGSMEWTSTYPILGSEGGIIEPLVVNMGPTHPQYWMMLSMLGVGFAVFSLTRLNRYRRS comes from the coding sequence ATGAATTGCAGGGAAGCGCAAGAATGTATTCCGCTCTTGTGGGACGCTCCCCCCACACATCCTAGGCGGATTTTACTAGAAAGACATATTGAAACTTGTCCTTACTGCGCTGCTGAATGGTCTTTGTGGCAAGAAAGTAGTCAGCTTATGCATGATTTGAAGGAAGAGATTAGCGAAGAGAGTGCAGAGCTCATAAATGTTAAAGTTATGGAACGGATTTATCTAGAGAGTCCTTGGTTGATGCCAGGGGATGGGAAATCCGCGGGGACATCTGCTATTGTCCGCCATCGGCTTAGCCTCTGGATCGCTTGCTTTCTGGCAGTATTTTTATCCAGTGTTCTTTACTTCACTATGTTTAGAACACCTGCTGATATCACAGCGGCTCAGAGTGGAATTGTAGAGACGGGTATTGCAGGTTCTATGGAATGGACATCGACTTATCCGATTTTAGGGTCTGAAGGTGGGATTATTGAACCGCTTGTAGTGAATATGGGACCTACTCATCCTCAATATTGGATGATGTTATCCATGCTTGGTGTGGGTTTTGCAGTGTTTTCGCTAACCCGGCTGAATCGCTATCGCAGATCTTAA
- a CDS encoding RNA polymerase sigma factor, with amino-acid sequence MTDSQLIQQIKQGNTELYSELMRRYQRKILAFVYHMLRNSQMELIAEDLCSETFYKAFRSLHSFREVDASFSTWLYTIARNTVLSELRKNRAGNVSLEESGYTPVAPFEVAPEQAALRKERMNLVREAINNLPEKQRSALILREYDQMDYQEIAEILDQSVSSVKSLLFRARSSVKLQLESYFNEPEVEEQVERV; translated from the coding sequence ATGACGGATTCCCAGTTGATCCAGCAAATCAAACAAGGAAATACAGAATTATATTCAGAATTAATGCGTCGTTATCAGCGAAAAATATTGGCATTTGTATATCATATGCTTAGAAACTCACAAATGGAGCTAATTGCAGAGGACCTTTGTTCGGAGACTTTCTACAAGGCATTCCGTAGCTTGCATTCCTTTCGAGAGGTAGATGCTTCCTTTTCAACTTGGTTGTACACTATTGCTCGTAATACTGTACTAAGTGAGCTTCGTAAGAATCGTGCCGGAAATGTATCTCTAGAAGAGAGTGGATATACTCCCGTTGCACCGTTTGAGGTAGCACCTGAGCAGGCTGCATTGCGTAAAGAACGGATGAATTTAGTCCGTGAGGCAATTAATAATCTTCCGGAGAAACAACGCTCTGCGCTAATCCTGCGTGAATACGATCAAATGGACTATCAAGAAATTGCAGAAATTTTGGATCAAAGTGTAAGCTCCGTGAAATCATTGTTGTTTCGTGCCAGAAGTAGTGTGAAGCTTCAACTCGAATCCTATTTCAATGAGCCTGAAGTTGAAGAGCAGGTTGAGAGGGTGTAA